A genomic region of Phragmites australis chromosome 2, lpPhrAust1.1, whole genome shotgun sequence contains the following coding sequences:
- the LOC133908867 gene encoding uncharacterized protein LOC133908867 isoform X1, whose translation MMDLDPRLYENVSVSDNDVRNIVLSYLMHNCFKETAETFLSSTGLKLPIDYSVDVDKRKAIFNFVLEGNALKAIELTEELAPNLLENDMDLHFDLLSLHFIELVRSRKCTEALEFGQKKLTSFGKVSKYVEKLEDFMALLAYEEPEKAPMFHLLSPEYRQNVADSLNRAVLAHANLPAYSSLERVVQQAAVVRQYLQQEVGKDSYLPFSLKPFLSK comes from the exons ATGATGGACCTGGATCCCCGCCTCTACGAGAACGTC TCTGTCAGCGACAACGATGTTCGCAACATAGTGCTATCTTATCTCATGCACAACTGTTTTAAGGAGACAGCAGAGACATTCCTATCCAGCACTGGGTTGAAGTTACCTATTGATTATAGCGTGGATGTGGATAAGCGTAAAG caatttttaattttgtgctGGAAGGGAATGCCCTGAAGGCCATAGAGCTCACAGAAGAGCTGGCGCCTAACTTGCTGGAGAATGATATGGATTTACATTTTGATCTTTTAAGTCTTCACTTCATTGAGCTTGTTCGTTCCAGAAAATG CACAGAAGCTCTTGAGTTTGGCCAGAAAAAGTTGACATCGTTTGGGAAAGTTTCCAAGTATGTTGAGAAACTAGAG GACTTTATGGCCCTACTAGCATATGAAGAACCCGAGAAAGCACCTATGTTTCATCTACTAAGCCCCGAGTATAGGCAGAATGTTGCAGATAGCTTGAATCGGGCTGTCCTTG CACATGCAAATCTACCTGCATATTCATCATTGGAGAGAGTAGTACAGCAAGCGGCTGTGGTTAGGCAATACCTACAGCAGGAAGTTGGCAAG GATTCTTACCTACCATTTTCTTTGAAACCCTTTCTGAGCAAGTAA
- the LOC133908867 gene encoding uncharacterized protein LOC133908867 isoform X2: MMDLDPRLYENVSVSDNDVRNIVLSYLMHNCFKETAETFLSSTGLKLPIDYSVDVDKRKAIFNFVLEGNALKAIELTEELAPNLLENDMDLHFDLLSLHFIELVRSRKCTEALEFGQKKLTSFGKVSKYVEKLEDFMALLAYEEPEKAPMFHLLSPEYRQNVADSLNRAVLAHANLPAYSSLERVVQQAAVVRQYLQQEVGKAFLSK, from the exons ATGATGGACCTGGATCCCCGCCTCTACGAGAACGTC TCTGTCAGCGACAACGATGTTCGCAACATAGTGCTATCTTATCTCATGCACAACTGTTTTAAGGAGACAGCAGAGACATTCCTATCCAGCACTGGGTTGAAGTTACCTATTGATTATAGCGTGGATGTGGATAAGCGTAAAG caatttttaattttgtgctGGAAGGGAATGCCCTGAAGGCCATAGAGCTCACAGAAGAGCTGGCGCCTAACTTGCTGGAGAATGATATGGATTTACATTTTGATCTTTTAAGTCTTCACTTCATTGAGCTTGTTCGTTCCAGAAAATG CACAGAAGCTCTTGAGTTTGGCCAGAAAAAGTTGACATCGTTTGGGAAAGTTTCCAAGTATGTTGAGAAACTAGAG GACTTTATGGCCCTACTAGCATATGAAGAACCCGAGAAAGCACCTATGTTTCATCTACTAAGCCCCGAGTATAGGCAGAATGTTGCAGATAGCTTGAATCGGGCTGTCCTTG CACATGCAAATCTACCTGCATATTCATCATTGGAGAGAGTAGTACAGCAAGCGGCTGTGGTTAGGCAATACCTACAGCAGGAAGTTGGCAAGG CCTTTCTGAGCAAGTAA
- the LOC133908868 gene encoding uncharacterized protein LOC133908868 translates to MAGTTTRPTARDPRPPPRPASPLISPGGARQRHTHVAGETEPMAAADSASSSSSPECPATPSRPTDPDFLSCVLQPTTPSSSSRPDADYAALRRLLLRRKPSSALQHRMEWRCNGKGYVAYRYLLLRRIDGGSAHSTPSNSGRWAPSPGPATFSEADSWSSTRDWRSNSGVLSHTISISSKQSDPERHVRFAEPAYSFVGMHCIFDNCKASVTILKFGHASSDLLAYGAADGSLTVCQVSEPPSVLQKLTGHSKDITDFDFSSNNQYIASCSMDKTVRVWEISKGTCIRVVYGVSSQLCICFHPVNNNLLLVGNTNREINAINFSTGRVISKLTFDDAITALDIDHTGQLIFAGDAQGFIYTVSVNSHTGSLSRTHKNKSSKSKSPITTIQYRTFSLVARYPVLLSCAQDGNLSFFSIATDAKGYLTLICSLKLASRVQRIRACFCPLLSLEKGEFIVTGSEDANVYFYDLARPKNTCVNKLQGHGSPVIGVAWNHGENLLASSDLDGTVIVWKRAKTS, encoded by the exons ATGGCCGGTACTACGACCCGACCGACTGCCCGAGATCCAAGGCCCCCGCCGCGCCCCGCCTCGCCCCTGATCTCTCCCGGGGGCGCGCGCCAACGGCACACGCACGTGGCCGGCGAGACGGAGCCGATGGCCGCCGCtgactctgcctcctcctcctcctccccggagTGCCCCGCCACCCCCTCCAGGCCCACGGACCCCGACTTCCTCAGCTGCGTCCTCCAGCCCACGaccccctcctcctcatcccgcCCCGACGCCGACTACGCCGCCCTccggcgcctcctcctgcgccgCAAGCCCTCCTCCGCCCTCCAGCACCGCATG GAGTGGCGGTGCAACGGCAAGGGCTACGTCGCCTACCGCTACCTCCTACTCCGACGCATCGACGGCGGCAGCGCCCACAGCACGCCCAGCAACAG TGGAAGGTGGGCTCCCTCTCCTGGCCCTGCTACATTCTCTGAGGCAGACAGCTGGAGTTCTACCCGG GACTGGAGAAGTAATAGTGGTGTGTTAAGCCACACCATAAGTATCAGCTCAAAGCAGAGTGATCCTGAGCGCCATGTCAGATTCGCCGAGCCTGCATACTCATTTGTTGGAATGCATTGCATCTTTGACAACTGCAAAGCCTCAG TTACGATATTGAAATTTGGCCATGCGAGTTCTGATCTACTTGCGTATGGTGCGGCAGATGGCAGTTTGACAGTCTGCCAGGTTTCCGAGCCACCATCTGTTCTTCAAAAATTGACAGGACATTCTAAAGATATCACAG ATTTTGATTTTTCATCTAATAACCAGTACATAGCTTCATGCTCCATGGATAAAACTGTGCGAGTATGGGAGATCTCTAAAGGCACCTGTATCAGGGTTGTATATGGAGTTTCTTCCCAGCTATGCATCTGCTTTCATCCT GTGAATAATAATTTGCTTCTAGTTGGCAACACAAACAGGGAAATCAAT GCAATAAATTTTAGCACTGGGAGAGTAATCAGCAAACTTACCTTTGATGATGCGATTACAGCTTTGGATATTGATCACACTGGGCAGCTTATTTTCGCTGGTGATGCACAG GGTTTCATATATACTGTTAGTGTGAATTCACATACAGGGTCGTTATCTagaactcacaagaacaagagcAGTAAGAGCAAATCTCCTATTACTACCATCCAGTATCGCACCTTCTCTCTGGTAGCACGTTATCCAGTACTTCTTTCTTGTGCACAAGATGGAAACCTGTCTTTCTTCAG CATTGCAACAGATGCTAAGGGATACTTGACCCTCATATGCTCCCTAAAATTGGCCTCGCGAGTGCAGAGGATCCGTGCTTGTTTCTGTCCGCTTCTTTCCCTTGAGAAAGGAGAGTTCATAG TTACTGGTAGCGAGGACGCAAATGTTTACTTCTATGATTTGGCACGCCCAAAGAACACATGTGTGAATAAACTACAG GGACATGGTTCTCCAGTAATTGGAGTGGCCTGGAATCATGGGGAAAATTTGCTGGCCTCATCCGATTTGGACGGTACAGTTATTGTATGGAAGCGAGCAAAAACTAGTTAG